In Rhodanobacter humi, the following are encoded in one genomic region:
- a CDS encoding MFS transporter: protein MSQFALFGQRRFAPFFWTQALAAFNDNAFRNALLVLVAFQLGLDDRAASLYTNLAPALFILPFFLFSATAGQLAEKIEKTRIIRWVKLFEIAAMAVAAAGFITHHVSLLLVVLFMMGLHSTVFGPIKYAILPQALKPAELVGGNGLVEMGTQLAILLGMIAGTTLMGVARIGPWLAAGVTIGVAVIGYLICRAIPPAPATAPDLKVNWNPFGETARVVGITHADRAVWNAVLGISWFWFFGTVLIAQLPIYTRETLGGDNTVYTLVLTLFSIGSGLGALACEKLSGKRVEIGLVPLGAFGLTVFGVDLYFARHGLAPVRGLDWLGFLHGAGSWRVVLDLTLIGAFAGLYVVPLFAFVQARAPRDKLSRIIAGNNIMNAVLIVAAAGFGLGLGALGLDAVQIFLAAALLNVLVAAYIFTLVPEFILRFVTWLLTRTLYRVRADGLQHIPEEGPALLVCNHVSYVDPLLLMANLRRPARFVMYYRIFNVPLLRFLFRTAKAIPIAGQKEDPAVLQQAYDAIDAALADGELVCIFPEGALTRDGTIAPFRPGLEKILARRPVPVLPMALRGLWGSMWSRRDSALHRARLPRRFRARVELVVDAPLPPERVSAAGLEARVRELRGELA, encoded by the coding sequence ATGAGCCAGTTCGCCCTGTTCGGTCAGCGTCGTTTCGCGCCGTTCTTCTGGACGCAGGCGCTGGCGGCGTTCAACGACAACGCGTTCCGCAATGCGTTGCTGGTGCTGGTGGCGTTCCAGCTGGGGCTGGATGACCGCGCGGCCTCGCTCTACACCAACCTCGCGCCGGCGCTGTTCATCCTGCCGTTCTTCCTGTTCTCGGCCACGGCGGGGCAGCTCGCGGAGAAGATCGAGAAGACCCGCATCATCCGCTGGGTGAAGCTGTTCGAGATCGCCGCGATGGCGGTCGCGGCGGCGGGCTTCATCACGCATCACGTCAGCCTGCTGCTGGTGGTGCTGTTCATGATGGGCCTGCACTCCACCGTGTTCGGGCCGATCAAGTACGCGATCCTGCCGCAGGCGCTGAAGCCCGCCGAGCTGGTGGGCGGCAACGGCCTGGTGGAGATGGGCACCCAGCTGGCGATCTTGTTGGGCATGATCGCGGGCACCACGCTGATGGGTGTGGCGCGGATCGGGCCGTGGCTGGCCGCGGGCGTGACGATAGGCGTGGCGGTGATCGGTTACCTCATCTGTCGCGCGATTCCGCCGGCGCCGGCCACCGCGCCGGATCTGAAGGTCAACTGGAACCCGTTCGGCGAGACCGCGCGCGTCGTCGGCATCACCCACGCCGACCGTGCGGTGTGGAATGCGGTGCTGGGCATCTCCTGGTTCTGGTTCTTCGGCACCGTGTTGATCGCGCAGCTGCCGATCTACACGCGCGAGACGCTGGGCGGCGACAACACGGTCTACACCCTGGTGCTGACGCTGTTCTCGATCGGTAGTGGCCTCGGCGCGCTGGCCTGCGAGAAGCTCTCCGGCAAACGGGTGGAGATCGGCCTGGTGCCGCTGGGCGCATTCGGGCTCACCGTGTTCGGCGTGGACCTGTACTTCGCGCGGCACGGCCTCGCGCCGGTGCGCGGGCTGGACTGGCTGGGCTTCCTGCACGGCGCGGGCAGCTGGCGCGTGGTGCTCGACCTCACCCTGATCGGCGCGTTCGCCGGCCTCTACGTGGTGCCGCTGTTCGCCTTCGTGCAGGCGCGCGCGCCGCGCGACAAGCTCTCGCGCATCATCGCCGGCAACAACATCATGAACGCCGTGCTGATCGTGGCGGCGGCGGGCTTCGGCCTGGGCCTGGGCGCGCTGGGGCTGGACGCGGTGCAGATCTTCCTCGCCGCCGCGCTGCTCAACGTGCTGGTGGCGGCGTACATCTTCACCCTGGTGCCGGAGTTCATCCTGCGCTTCGTCACCTGGCTGCTCACCCGCACGCTGTACCGGGTGCGTGCGGACGGCCTGCAGCACATTCCGGAGGAAGGCCCGGCGCTGCTGGTGTGCAACCACGTGAGCTACGTCGATCCGCTGCTGCTGATGGCGAACCTGCGCCGGCCTGCACGCTTCGTGATGTATTACCGGATCTTCAACGTCCCGCTGCTGCGTTTCCTGTTCAGGACGGCAAAGGCGATACCCATCGCCGGGCAGAAGGAAGACCCGGCGGTGCTGCAGCAGGCGTATGACGCCATCGACGCCGCGCTGGCCGACGGCGAACTGGTGTGCATCTTCCCCGAGGGCGCGCTGACCCGCGACGGCACGATCGCGCCGTTCCGTCCCGGTCTGGAAAAGATCCTCGCGCGTCGCCCGGTGCCGGTGCTGCCGATGGCGCTGCGCGGGCTGTGGGGCAGCATGTGGAGCCGGCGCGATTCCGCGCTGCATCGCGCGCGCCTGCCGCGGCGCTTCCGCGCGCGGGTGGAACTGGTGGTGGATGCGCCGCTGCCACCGGAGCGCGTCAGCGCCGCAGGTCTGGAAGCACGCGTGCGCGAGTTGCGCGGCGAGTTGGCGTAG
- a CDS encoding Bax inhibitor-1/YccA family protein — translation MQSGNPALNKNTFLDAASGAVFQHDGNAMTLNGTVNKTGLLLVLVVIGAMFSWSRFHGAESLPALGPLVLGGALVGFVLAMVTAFKKTWAPVTAPLYALAEGVFVGALSAIFEMRYPGIVMQAVGLTFGTMAAMLLAYRSGLIRATDKFKLGVVAATGGILLVYLASFVMGFFGHSFGFITGSSTIGILFSLAVVVIAALNLILDFDMIEQGVGAGAPKYMEWYGAFALVVTLVWLYLEMLRLLSKLQSRN, via the coding sequence ATGCAAAGCGGCAATCCCGCCCTCAACAAGAACACCTTCCTCGACGCGGCCAGCGGCGCGGTATTCCAGCACGACGGCAACGCCATGACGCTCAACGGCACGGTCAACAAGACCGGCCTGCTGCTGGTGCTGGTGGTGATCGGCGCGATGTTCAGCTGGAGCCGCTTCCACGGCGCCGAGAGCCTGCCCGCGCTGGGGCCGCTGGTGCTCGGCGGTGCGCTGGTCGGTTTCGTGCTGGCCATGGTCACCGCGTTCAAGAAGACCTGGGCGCCGGTCACCGCGCCGCTGTACGCGCTGGCCGAGGGCGTGTTCGTGGGCGCGCTGTCGGCGATCTTCGAGATGCGCTACCCCGGCATCGTGATGCAGGCGGTGGGGCTGACCTTCGGCACCATGGCGGCGATGCTGCTGGCCTACCGCAGCGGGCTGATCCGCGCCACCGACAAGTTCAAGCTCGGCGTGGTCGCCGCCACCGGCGGCATCCTGCTGGTCTACCTCGCCAGCTTCGTGATGGGTTTCTTCGGCCACTCCTTCGGCTTCATCACCGGCAGCAGCACCATCGGCATCCTGTTCAGCCTCGCCGTGGTGGTGATCGCGGCGCTGAACCTGATCCTCGACTTCGACATGATCGAGCAGGGCGTGGGCGCCGGCGCGCCGAAGTACATGGAGTGGTACGGCGCGTTCGCGCTGGTGGTGACCCTGGTGTGGTTGTACCTGGAGATGCTGCGCCTGCTGTCGAAGCTGCAGTCGCGCAACTGA
- a CDS encoding DUF2945 domain-containing protein, producing the protein MSQQFHIGDHVRWNSEAGYVTGHIIKVHTVDTLYKGHPRHCSPDDPQYEIKSDKTDHVAMHKGKALSKIA; encoded by the coding sequence ATGAGCCAGCAGTTCCACATCGGCGACCACGTGCGCTGGAATTCCGAGGCCGGCTACGTCACCGGCCACATCATCAAGGTCCATACGGTCGATACGCTGTACAAGGGCCACCCGCGCCACTGCAGCCCGGATGATCCGCAATACGAGATCAAGAGCGACAAGACCGACCACGTCGCCATGCACAAGGGCAAGGCGCTCTCGAAGATCGCGTGA
- a CDS encoding DUF488 domain-containing protein encodes MNAAAPATIWTIGHSTRTLEEFLALLAAYRIEAIADVRRFPGSRRWPQFARDALAASLPAHGIGYQWFPELGGRRRAQPDSPNTAWRNAAFRGYADHLASAEFAEGLAAMLAFAARQRTAMMCAEAVWWRCHRSIIADVLKQRGIEVVHILDLHHSVVHPWTSAAHIENGELSYAAPSTSA; translated from the coding sequence GTGAACGCCGCCGCACCCGCCACGATCTGGACGATCGGCCACTCCACCCGCACGCTGGAGGAATTCCTCGCCCTGCTCGCGGCCTACCGCATCGAGGCGATCGCCGACGTGCGCCGCTTCCCCGGCTCGCGGCGCTGGCCGCAGTTCGCGCGCGATGCGCTTGCCGCGAGCCTGCCGGCACACGGCATCGGCTACCAATGGTTTCCAGAACTGGGCGGGCGACGCCGGGCACAACCGGATTCGCCGAACACCGCCTGGCGCAATGCCGCGTTCCGCGGCTACGCCGACCACCTCGCCAGCGCGGAATTCGCGGAGGGGTTGGCCGCCATGCTGGCCTTCGCCGCGCGCCAGCGCACGGCCATGATGTGCGCCGAAGCGGTGTGGTGGCGCTGCCACCGCTCGATCATCGCCGACGTGCTGAAGCAGCGCGGCATCGAGGTGGTGCACATCCTCGACCTGCATCACAGCGTGGTGCACCCGTGGACCTCGGCGGCGCACATCGAGAACGGCGAGCTCAGCTATGCGGCACCTTCCACGTCAGCGTAG
- a CDS encoding helix-turn-helix transcriptional regulator, translated as MDRYERILTLHRLLKSAHYPVPLPKLMDELECSRATLYRDVAFLRDALGAPIESAGGEHAAFRYELGEGERFELPGLWLTSDELAALLALNELIGRSGPGVLSGALAPFKSRIEHLLSDRGSGKALPVERIRVIPWGARKLDQQAFRIVAGAVLERKQLRFRYRARTTGADSRRTVSPQRLTHYRDNWYLDVWDHDREALRSFAVDRIAEAQALDASARDLPEAELDQALASSYGIFAGQPKAWATIRFSSHAARWVADEHWHSQQKGEWLGDGRYELQLPYSNSKELLMDVLKYGPDAEVIAPLSLREEMKILLQLAQGAYQAPPR; from the coding sequence ATGGACCGCTACGAACGCATCCTCACCCTGCATCGCCTGCTGAAGTCGGCGCACTACCCGGTGCCGCTGCCCAAGCTGATGGACGAGCTGGAGTGCTCGCGCGCCACGCTGTACCGCGACGTGGCCTTCCTGCGCGACGCGCTGGGCGCGCCGATCGAGAGTGCGGGCGGCGAGCACGCCGCGTTCCGCTACGAGCTGGGCGAGGGTGAGCGTTTCGAGTTGCCGGGTCTGTGGCTCACCTCCGACGAACTGGCGGCGCTGCTGGCGCTGAACGAGCTGATCGGCCGCAGCGGCCCGGGCGTGCTGTCCGGTGCACTGGCGCCGTTCAAGTCGCGCATCGAGCACCTGCTGTCCGACCGCGGCAGCGGCAAGGCGTTGCCGGTCGAGCGCATCCGGGTGATCCCGTGGGGCGCGCGCAAGCTCGACCAGCAGGCGTTCCGCATCGTGGCCGGCGCGGTGCTGGAACGGAAGCAGCTGCGCTTCCGCTACCGCGCGCGCACCACCGGCGCGGACAGCCGCCGCACCGTCTCGCCGCAACGCCTCACCCATTACCGCGACAACTGGTATCTCGACGTGTGGGACCACGACCGCGAGGCGCTGCGCAGCTTCGCGGTGGACCGCATCGCCGAGGCGCAGGCGCTGGACGCGTCCGCGCGCGACTTGCCCGAGGCCGAGCTGGACCAGGCGCTGGCCTCCAGCTACGGCATCTTCGCCGGCCAGCCCAAGGCCTGGGCCACGATCCGCTTCTCCTCGCATGCCGCGCGCTGGGTGGCCGACGAGCACTGGCATTCGCAGCAGAAGGGCGAGTGGCTGGGCGACGGCCGCTACGAGCTGCAGCTGCCGTATTCCAATTCCAAGGAATTGTTGATGGACGTGCTCAAGTACGGCCCGGACGCCGAGGTGATCGCGCCGCTGTCGCTGCGCGAGGAGATGAAGATCCTGCTGCAGCTGGCGCAGGGCGCGTACCAGGCGCCGCCGCGGTAG